In Bacteroidota bacterium, one DNA window encodes the following:
- a CDS encoding transposase, which produces TNLTLPAKVVWDLYRNRADAENRIKELKEDFGAGSFNVQEFFATEAALNFVMMGYNLMSLFRQVIMQTKTHAQLKTLRYRVFAIGSYIVKNGNERILKLSLAMKRRSWFEGLWANTNLFSWPFVVSNDYS; this is translated from the coding sequence ACAAACCTTACATTACCTGCAAAAGTAGTATGGGATTTATACAGAAACAGAGCAGATGCAGAGAATCGAATAAAAGAATTGAAGGAAGATTTTGGAGCTGGCAGTTTTAATGTACAAGAATTTTTTGCAACAGAGGCAGCATTAAATTTTGTTATGATGGGATATAATCTAATGAGTTTGTTCAGGCAAGTGATAATGCAAACAAAAACTCATGCACAATTAAAAACACTACGCTACCGAGTATTTGCTATTGGATCATACATTGTAAAAAATGGTAACGAAAGAATATTAAAACTATCATTAGCTATGAAACGAAGAAGTTGGTTTGAGGGACTCTGGGCAAATACAAATCTTTTTAGCTGGCCTTTTGTTGTTTCAAATGATTATTCCTAA